A stretch of Nitrospira defluvii DNA encodes these proteins:
- a CDS encoding multicopper oxidase domain-containing protein produces the protein MDCQWFTRVTLRALSVIAGGALVCLPLAASAEDQLHADHAVPQHTAMSHQLPSWAEKLKGQTIVEDSMAGKPERSAMVEQQHQRIMEHLTHDPQAQAVNTGMFNTQTMMHQYGAGGQDLLLMSDPRVEPVAMTGGGKCPATAPVKQYNVSAINVEITLNQWLDFYPGYMYTLDENLDKVRAEETKNREARDKEGFDPGAVIPGVQAQWIQPLTIRGNQGDCVKIKLTNKLEGGEDVSLHIHGSSMVVSATGAAAATTNSDSIVQKDKSGEFEWYIHPSTQEGVRQFHTFANDRELTVMGLFGSFVVEPRGSEYLEALGSGAPTPASSGWQVMIKNGTGPDFREFVLYYHEVGDEAFRPVNKKGDFLPQRDPLTDAYRPGGRAINYRSEPFGINNMHVQHEYFGFEDESMGYSSYTFGDPSPTIPRSYMGDPAKFRLVHGGSEVFHSHHPHGGTIRWPRSPRAIDDMNLWTTSANGPVKYPVIRAKTDRVDVEVIGPSEALDLETECGSGLCQQLAGDFLFHCHVAHHYVAGMWGYWRVYNTLQQGDMRNDVMPDLLELPDRKGRIKAPITSDKLVGQTVDWFGKSFKIVEKGKSDWKSNPATITIKDWVEMQLPTMGKPGHKNDEKGQTISYDATVLDWAWEGTRALSEPESTIDNPKYKSTHPGKRHPITFEPLTGKVAWPHLTPHFGRRVMFSPNHVGAPWLEMIRRDANGEESVDQALPGENGNWSLCPENAGRKHYNVHFIKLPITIAKKIGKEPPVIDPNGLIYVLHEEEAEIRKNDDLKYPLVVRGNIYDCVDWTLTSEWDDDDYTNFQSSKINTHWHFLQFDNQASDGVITGFSYEQSVRPFTMLEKKNTKGLPVPMNTVVTAAAKKGANTITVKNAKQFHVGTLLLVGADNVKGNEISRIKAINGNTITLAKGLKNDHPANDIVTVEFVRQRFWVDADVGTVFWHDHAFGATTWPHGGFGTFIAEPVGSTYHDPKTGKLIRSGPIADIHTNEPVGHGVNNSFRELMVQVHDTVPHTVNVVTAGNPPGQPIEVALEAGKTVSFMMPEKIYMTPMPFLNGGTHTTGSGLNFRAAPIAQRLATNPDVSQAFNSQIHGDPYTPTLRAYVGDTMVFRLLHTLMNESMVWTLSGHTFWTERYAADANRKNSIHIGIAERYDLVVPEAGGSRHLAGDYIHFNGRSSKFSEGGWGIIRVLDKEQADLKKLPAGFSNKGEVPKPLPVCPADAPVKHFNVVAMDFPGMKFNPKAPDEIEVDFERKILTTNPEAKIYALEEDVAKVAGGAQPMPLTLRVNAGDCVKVHLKNKMKASKASFSAIGLAFDPKDSLGANVGNNPGDQTVVPGGERDYTYYADPFNGETASLVWDWGNVMTNPRNGLFGAIVVGPKGSKYRDPKTGADLSTKNAWAADVIIDRSIPGNEMRANYRDVALFFQDEDNIIGTSFMPYVQNVAGLTGVNYRSEPYKFREEQGCSLGKVFQPCKADKPEDPATPIIEAHAGDPVRIHVLGVSNEQNGMFSVEKHEWPIEPFMRGADLISVVEYSGSEAIDAFIPSAGGMYRLPGDYVYSNQRLPYSQSGQWGYVRVLPSGDTRLLPLTGAGAGTKSAEVEQPTPHAIPVASK, from the coding sequence ATGGATTGTCAGTGGTTCACTCGCGTCACATTGCGCGCCCTCAGCGTCATCGCTGGCGGTGCGCTTGTGTGCCTACCGCTAGCCGCGTCGGCTGAAGATCAGCTGCACGCGGACCACGCGGTGCCTCAACACACAGCAATGTCCCATCAACTCCCGTCGTGGGCGGAGAAGTTGAAAGGGCAGACGATCGTCGAAGATTCGATGGCTGGAAAGCCGGAGCGGTCTGCGATGGTCGAACAGCAGCACCAACGGATCATGGAGCATTTGACCCATGATCCGCAGGCGCAAGCGGTCAACACGGGTATGTTCAATACTCAGACCATGATGCACCAGTACGGGGCAGGCGGTCAGGACCTCCTCTTGATGTCTGATCCGCGAGTGGAACCAGTGGCAATGACGGGTGGCGGGAAGTGCCCGGCCACTGCGCCGGTCAAGCAGTACAACGTCTCGGCGATCAACGTCGAGATTACGCTCAACCAATGGCTCGATTTTTATCCTGGCTACATGTACACGCTGGATGAAAACCTGGACAAGGTTCGGGCGGAGGAAACCAAGAATCGGGAAGCCCGCGACAAGGAGGGGTTTGATCCTGGTGCGGTGATTCCGGGCGTACAGGCCCAATGGATTCAGCCGCTGACCATTCGCGGTAACCAGGGTGATTGCGTCAAGATCAAGTTGACCAACAAGTTAGAAGGTGGCGAAGACGTCAGTCTTCACATCCATGGTTCTAGCATGGTGGTGAGTGCCACCGGTGCCGCAGCCGCCACGACGAACTCCGACAGCATCGTCCAGAAGGATAAGAGCGGGGAGTTCGAGTGGTACATTCATCCGAGCACCCAGGAGGGTGTCCGGCAGTTCCACACCTTCGCCAATGACCGTGAACTGACCGTGATGGGCCTCTTCGGGTCCTTCGTGGTCGAGCCGCGCGGGTCCGAGTACCTGGAAGCTCTGGGATCCGGTGCTCCGACGCCCGCCTCCAGCGGCTGGCAGGTCATGATCAAGAATGGGACCGGCCCAGACTTCCGCGAGTTCGTCCTCTACTACCACGAGGTCGGCGATGAGGCGTTCCGCCCCGTCAACAAGAAGGGCGATTTCCTGCCTCAGCGGGATCCCCTGACCGATGCCTACCGTCCAGGTGGTCGCGCGATCAACTATCGCAGCGAGCCGTTCGGCATCAACAACATGCATGTGCAGCACGAATACTTCGGCTTCGAGGACGAGTCGATGGGGTACAGCTCGTACACCTTCGGTGACCCGTCTCCGACGATTCCGCGCTCGTACATGGGTGACCCGGCGAAGTTCCGCCTGGTGCATGGCGGATCGGAAGTGTTTCACAGCCACCATCCCCATGGCGGCACCATCCGATGGCCGCGCAGCCCGCGCGCCATCGACGACATGAATCTGTGGACGACCAGTGCCAATGGGCCGGTCAAATACCCGGTCATTCGCGCCAAGACAGATCGTGTGGACGTGGAAGTGATCGGGCCGTCGGAAGCATTGGACCTTGAGACGGAGTGCGGCTCGGGGTTGTGTCAGCAGTTGGCCGGAGACTTTCTCTTCCATTGCCACGTGGCGCACCATTATGTGGCGGGCATGTGGGGCTACTGGCGCGTGTATAACACCCTACAGCAGGGCGACATGCGTAACGACGTCATGCCGGATCTGCTCGAGTTGCCCGATCGGAAGGGCCGCATCAAGGCCCCGATTACGTCGGACAAGTTAGTCGGTCAGACCGTCGATTGGTTCGGTAAGTCCTTCAAGATCGTTGAGAAGGGCAAGAGCGATTGGAAGTCGAATCCTGCCACCATCACCATCAAGGATTGGGTGGAAATGCAGTTGCCCACGATGGGCAAGCCTGGCCACAAGAATGACGAAAAAGGCCAGACGATTTCTTATGACGCCACGGTGTTGGATTGGGCTTGGGAAGGCACGCGTGCATTGAGCGAGCCTGAGAGCACTATCGACAACCCGAAATACAAATCCACTCACCCGGGCAAGCGGCATCCGATTACCTTCGAGCCGTTGACCGGCAAAGTGGCATGGCCTCACCTCACTCCGCATTTCGGCCGGCGCGTCATGTTCTCGCCGAACCATGTGGGCGCGCCTTGGTTGGAGATGATCCGCCGGGATGCCAATGGTGAGGAAAGCGTCGATCAGGCGCTGCCTGGTGAAAACGGCAATTGGAGTCTCTGCCCGGAGAATGCCGGACGGAAGCACTACAATGTCCACTTCATCAAGCTTCCGATCACGATTGCGAAGAAAATCGGCAAGGAGCCGCCAGTCATTGATCCGAACGGCTTGATCTATGTCTTGCACGAAGAAGAAGCGGAGATTCGGAAGAACGATGATTTGAAGTATCCGTTGGTCGTCCGCGGCAACATTTACGATTGCGTGGACTGGACCCTAACCAGCGAGTGGGACGACGATGACTACACGAATTTCCAGTCATCGAAGATCAACACCCACTGGCATTTCCTGCAGTTCGATAACCAGGCGTCCGACGGCGTGATCACCGGCTTCTCCTACGAACAGTCGGTGCGTCCGTTCACGATGCTGGAGAAGAAGAACACGAAGGGATTGCCGGTTCCGATGAACACGGTCGTGACCGCCGCCGCCAAGAAGGGCGCGAATACGATCACAGTGAAGAACGCGAAACAGTTCCATGTCGGGACGTTGCTTCTCGTTGGTGCCGACAATGTGAAGGGCAATGAAATCTCGCGTATCAAGGCCATTAATGGCAATACGATCACCTTGGCCAAAGGGCTGAAGAACGATCACCCGGCCAATGACATCGTCACGGTCGAGTTCGTGCGTCAGCGGTTCTGGGTTGATGCGGACGTGGGGACCGTGTTCTGGCACGACCATGCGTTCGGCGCAACCACCTGGCCACATGGCGGGTTCGGGACCTTTATCGCCGAACCGGTCGGATCGACCTATCATGATCCCAAGACCGGAAAATTGATCCGCAGTGGGCCGATTGCTGATATTCATACCAATGAGCCGGTCGGTCATGGTGTGAACAACAGCTTCCGCGAATTGATGGTGCAGGTGCATGACACGGTGCCGCACACCGTCAACGTTGTGACGGCGGGCAATCCTCCCGGGCAGCCGATTGAAGTGGCGCTCGAGGCGGGAAAGACCGTGTCCTTCATGATGCCGGAGAAGATTTATATGACTCCGATGCCGTTCCTGAATGGTGGCACCCACACCACAGGCAGCGGCTTGAACTTCAGGGCGGCGCCGATCGCACAGCGGTTAGCGACCAATCCTGATGTGTCACAGGCCTTCAATAGCCAGATCCATGGCGATCCGTATACGCCGACGCTCCGTGCGTATGTCGGCGATACGATGGTGTTCCGTCTCTTGCACACGCTCATGAATGAGTCGATGGTCTGGACTCTGTCCGGTCACACGTTCTGGACCGAGCGGTATGCGGCGGATGCCAATCGCAAGAATTCCATCCACATCGGCATCGCGGAGCGTTATGACCTCGTGGTGCCTGAAGCGGGCGGAAGCCGGCATTTGGCCGGAGATTACATCCACTTCAACGGCCGGTCCTCGAAGTTCTCCGAGGGCGGATGGGGCATCATTCGGGTGTTGGATAAGGAGCAGGCAGATCTGAAGAAACTCCCAGCAGGCTTCTCTAACAAGGGGGAAGTGCCCAAGCCCTTGCCGGTGTGTCCTGCAGATGCTCCGGTGAAGCACTTCAACGTCGTCGCGATGGACTTCCCCGGTATGAAGTTCAATCCGAAGGCGCCGGATGAAATCGAAGTGGACTTTGAGCGGAAGATTCTCACAACCAATCCTGAGGCCAAGATCTACGCCTTGGAAGAGGATGTCGCAAAGGTAGCCGGCGGCGCACAGCCGATGCCGTTGACCCTGCGGGTGAACGCTGGTGACTGCGTCAAGGTGCACCTGAAGAATAAGATGAAGGCGAGCAAGGCCTCCTTCTCAGCGATCGGCCTTGCTTTCGATCCCAAGGACTCCCTGGGGGCGAACGTCGGGAACAATCCTGGTGACCAAACCGTGGTGCCTGGAGGCGAGCGCGACTACACCTATTATGCGGATCCCTTCAACGGGGAGACCGCATCCCTGGTGTGGGATTGGGGTAATGTCATGACCAATCCGCGGAATGGCTTGTTCGGGGCCATTGTGGTCGGTCCGAAGGGATCAAAGTACCGTGATCCGAAGACCGGCGCCGACCTGTCCACGAAGAATGCGTGGGCGGCCGACGTGATCATTGACCGGTCCATCCCGGGCAATGAAATGCGTGCGAACTACCGTGACGTGGCGTTGTTCTTCCAGGATGAAGACAACATCATCGGCACGAGTTTCATGCCGTACGTGCAGAATGTGGCGGGTTTGACCGGCGTCAACTACCGGTCGGAGCCGTACAAGTTCCGTGAGGAGCAGGGGTGTTCGCTCGGCAAGGTATTCCAGCCGTGTAAGGCGGACAAACCGGAAGATCCGGCCACCCCGATCATCGAGGCCCATGCTGGCGACCCAGTACGCATCCATGTGCTGGGCGTGAGCAATGAGCAAAACGGAATGTTCAGCGTCGAAAAGCACGAGTGGCCGATTGAGCCGTTCATGCGCGGTGCCGACTTGATCAGCGTCGTCGAATACTCCGGTTCGGAGGCGATCGATGCGTTCATCCCGTCTGCCGGTGGGATGTATCGCCTGCCCGGCGACTATGTGTACAGCAACCAGCGGTTGCCGTATTCGCAGTCTGGACAGTGGGGATATGTTCGGGTGTTGCCGTCCGGTGACACCAGGCTGTTGCCGCTGACCGGTGCCGGTGCCGGAACCAAGAGTGCTGAGGTGGAGCAGCCGACTCCCCACGCGATTCCAGTCGCGTCGAAGTAA